The proteins below come from a single Pseudarthrobacter sp. SSS035 genomic window:
- a CDS encoding SDR family oxidoreductase, with amino-acid sequence MDLQLKDRTVVVTGASSGVGLATARYLLAEGAKVAACARDAGRLAAAFDQFAWADKNSIYLASCDVTDRQATDAFVAGTLDSFGTVDGLVCNAGRSLMATLDETTDEQFRDEFDLKIFGVLNMVRSARAALAASAQGSVVNVNAILSRQPELRLAATSAARAGLLNLSHSIADDLAGDGTRVNSVLLGLIDTGQWRRRFENSGSGLDFTDWSAEITKDRGVKLGRFGTAEEVAFHILTLLSPLSGYTTGATIDVGGGVGRYV; translated from the coding sequence ATGGACCTGCAACTCAAGGACCGCACCGTCGTCGTGACAGGCGCGAGTTCCGGTGTCGGCCTGGCCACCGCCCGCTACCTGCTCGCGGAAGGCGCCAAAGTAGCTGCTTGCGCCCGTGATGCCGGGCGCCTCGCCGCAGCCTTCGATCAATTTGCCTGGGCCGACAAGAACTCCATCTACCTCGCCTCCTGCGACGTCACTGACCGCCAGGCGACGGACGCATTCGTCGCCGGCACGCTGGATAGCTTTGGCACCGTGGATGGGCTGGTCTGCAATGCCGGCCGTTCCCTCATGGCCACGTTGGATGAGACGACTGACGAACAGTTCCGCGACGAATTCGACCTCAAGATATTCGGCGTTTTGAACATGGTGCGATCCGCTCGTGCCGCACTTGCCGCATCGGCGCAGGGCTCGGTGGTCAACGTGAATGCCATCCTGTCCCGCCAGCCCGAGCTGCGCCTGGCAGCTACTTCGGCCGCCCGCGCCGGGTTGCTGAACTTGTCCCATTCGATCGCAGATGATCTCGCCGGGGACGGTACCCGGGTCAACTCGGTGCTGCTGGGACTGATCGACACCGGCCAGTGGCGCCGGCGATTTGAGAATTCCGGCAGCGGGCTGGACTTCACGGACTGGAGCGCCGAGATCACGAAAGACCGGGGGGTAAAGCTGGGCCGTTTCGGCACTGCCGAAGAAGTCGCCTTCCACATTCTCACCCTTCTATCCCCGCTTAGCGGCTATACAACGGGAGCCACGATCGACGTCGGCGGCGGTGTTGGCCGCTATGTGTAA
- a CDS encoding thiamine pyrophosphate-binding protein, translating into MSQEQATEIPRDPTGGDILVRVMRRHGIDTAFGVISIHNLPLVEAVDRELNFVAVRHEAAAVNAADAYARASGKFGVALTSTGTGAGNAAGSMVEALTAGSRVLHITGQIDSEYLGSNRGVIHEVPRQLQMLQAVSGYARTIFNEKDAEADLEEAIAHLLTLPHTPASLEWPIDLQYLALPEDQRPADTPSPAAVSFDHDAVAEAVKLLSQAKRPLIWAGGGAAGAGTALAELLHRLGAGLLTSNSGRGVVPEDDDQVIGNFATTPEAAALIADADLLLSVGTHFRSNETKHYSMTLPRPHIQLDIDPAAIGRVYPADVGLEGDSRILLEEIVKKLPAHSVEAGWTERVRATRRSVRAALTEYIGGYAEICESLRRRLDRESVIARDVTIPSSQWGNRLLEIYSRETNIFPLGGGIGQGLAMGIGAACSRPGIPTAVIVGDGGLAVHLGELASLGGSGAWCVVLVFNDSGYGVLRNMQKANGFAEAGVDLYTPDFDLLAQSLRLPFWRVRGSGQFDQALAEALAVPGPAVIEIDVTALDPAPGAFVPPVHIPSRNH; encoded by the coding sequence ATGTCACAGGAACAAGCAACAGAAATACCCCGGGATCCTACGGGCGGGGACATCCTCGTCCGCGTCATGCGCAGGCACGGCATTGACACCGCTTTCGGGGTGATCAGCATCCACAACCTGCCCCTGGTCGAGGCCGTGGACCGGGAACTGAACTTTGTAGCAGTCCGCCACGAAGCCGCCGCAGTTAATGCGGCCGACGCTTACGCGCGCGCTTCGGGTAAGTTCGGTGTGGCCCTGACCAGCACCGGCACCGGGGCGGGCAATGCAGCCGGCTCCATGGTTGAGGCACTGACGGCGGGCAGCAGGGTGCTGCACATCACGGGCCAGATCGACAGCGAATACCTCGGAAGCAACCGGGGAGTGATCCATGAGGTCCCTCGCCAGCTGCAGATGCTTCAAGCAGTATCCGGTTACGCACGGACGATCTTCAACGAGAAAGATGCGGAGGCGGATCTGGAGGAGGCTATTGCGCACCTGCTCACTCTTCCGCACACACCAGCCAGCCTGGAATGGCCCATCGATCTGCAATACCTGGCCCTCCCGGAAGACCAGCGCCCGGCCGACACTCCCAGCCCGGCCGCTGTCTCCTTCGATCATGACGCCGTGGCTGAAGCCGTGAAATTGCTCTCTCAAGCCAAAAGACCCCTCATCTGGGCAGGCGGTGGAGCCGCCGGCGCCGGTACCGCCCTGGCTGAGCTGCTGCACCGCCTCGGGGCCGGGCTGCTGACCAGCAACTCGGGCAGGGGCGTAGTACCCGAAGACGACGATCAGGTGATCGGAAACTTCGCCACCACGCCCGAGGCCGCCGCGCTCATTGCGGATGCGGACCTGCTGCTGAGTGTTGGAACGCATTTTCGTTCCAACGAAACGAAACACTACTCAATGACCTTGCCCAGGCCGCACATCCAGCTTGATATTGATCCTGCCGCCATCGGCCGGGTTTACCCGGCTGATGTCGGGCTGGAGGGTGATTCACGGATCCTGCTCGAAGAGATCGTTAAGAAACTCCCCGCGCACAGCGTCGAAGCAGGCTGGACCGAGCGGGTCCGCGCGACCCGCCGCAGTGTCCGGGCCGCCCTGACCGAATACATCGGCGGGTATGCCGAGATCTGCGAAAGCCTTCGCCGCCGGCTTGACCGTGAATCAGTGATCGCCCGCGACGTGACGATCCCCTCCAGCCAATGGGGCAACCGCCTGCTGGAAATTTACTCGCGGGAGACGAACATTTTCCCGCTCGGCGGCGGCATTGGCCAGGGACTTGCGATGGGTATCGGTGCCGCCTGCTCCCGGCCCGGAATCCCGACGGCGGTGATCGTCGGTGACGGCGGACTGGCGGTCCACCTCGGTGAGCTTGCCTCCCTGGGCGGGTCGGGTGCCTGGTGCGTAGTGCTGGTCTTCAATGACAGCGGCTACGGGGTCCTTCGGAACATGCAAAAAGCCAACGGCTTCGCCGAAGCCGGCGTGGACCTTTACACACCGGACTTCGATTTGTTGGCCCAATCACTTCGCCTGCCGTTTTGGCGGGTCCGTGGTTCCGGGCAGTTCGACCAGGCCCTGGCAGAAGCGCTGGCAGTTCCGGGACCGGCAGTTATCGAAATTGATGTCACCGCCCTGGACCCAGCCCCGGGAGCCTTTGTGCCGCCGGTGCATATCCCCAGCCGGAACCACTAG
- a CDS encoding alpha/beta fold hydrolase has protein sequence MEPTETLTWDGPELEAGQIRHRVVCLHNGTGAGEWFAHQIAAYDAVAWDVPDGVIPDAAGSPDQIEAWVTTAAAALRDGGVTPVHLVASGRAVYGTIVLAGRYPELVKSMILGDPEVDISIEGYARSLQLVQAPSLVIAAAPHADTDINEPQSIAGGIDNGVFVIIENTAVPAHRTRADSFNEWATSFMTIAEGLHTFAESEEDFRA, from the coding sequence ATGGAACCGACAGAAACTCTAACCTGGGACGGCCCGGAACTGGAAGCAGGGCAGATCCGGCATCGCGTCGTCTGTCTTCACAACGGCACCGGAGCCGGAGAGTGGTTCGCGCATCAGATAGCCGCCTACGACGCCGTGGCCTGGGACGTTCCGGACGGTGTCATTCCGGACGCCGCTGGCTCACCAGACCAGATTGAGGCATGGGTGACAACTGCTGCGGCAGCGCTGCGGGACGGCGGGGTCACCCCGGTGCACCTAGTGGCCTCCGGCCGTGCCGTCTACGGCACGATCGTGCTCGCCGGCCGTTATCCCGAGCTGGTCAAAAGCATGATTCTTGGCGACCCGGAAGTTGACATCTCCATCGAGGGATATGCCCGTTCGCTCCAACTCGTTCAGGCCCCATCGCTGGTTATCGCCGCCGCGCCGCACGCGGACACAGATATTAACGAGCCCCAGAGCATCGCCGGCGGCATCGACAATGGCGTCTTCGTCATTATCGAAAATACCGCCGTCCCCGCACACCGAACAAGGGCTGACTCTTTCAACGAGTGGGCCACATCATTCATGACCATCGCCGAAGGCCTGCACACCTTCGCCGAATCAGAGGAGGACTTCCGTGCCTGA